Proteins encoded together in one Sinorhizobium meliloti window:
- the gndA gene encoding NADP-dependent phosphogluconate dehydrogenase produces MSQAEIGLIGLGVMGSNLALNIAEKGNRIAVFNRTVDATRKFYAEAGALKNQIVPCETIEEFVAAIRPPRPIIIMIKAGDPVDQQMEALKPHLAKGDIMIDAGNANFRDTMRRFEGLKDSGLTFIGMGVSGGEEGARHGPSIMVGGTEESYRRVEKVLTSIAAKYDSDPCVAWLGENGAGHFVKTIHNGIEYADMQMIAEIYGILRDGLKMTAQEIGEVFGAWNKGRLNSYLIEITEKVLKAADPLTGNPIVDMILDKAGQKGTGKWSVIEAQNMGVPATAIEAAVAARSISSAKEEREAAEKVLGLPPVGEIKVADRDAFIKDLENALLAAKIGAYAQGFAVMAAASKEFGWNLPMPTIAKIWRAGCIIRSQFLDEITTAFTKAPDAANLIVTPAFAAMVKESDGALRRVVSTAVLGGLPVPALASALGYFDSYRRGRGTANVIQAQRDFFGAHGFDRIDGADSHHGPWGSGLNA; encoded by the coding sequence GTGTCACAGGCGGAAATCGGCCTAATCGGTCTCGGAGTCATGGGCTCGAACCTGGCGCTCAACATCGCTGAAAAAGGCAACAGGATCGCCGTTTTCAACCGCACGGTCGACGCGACGCGCAAATTCTACGCTGAGGCCGGCGCGCTGAAGAACCAGATCGTTCCCTGCGAAACAATCGAAGAATTCGTCGCCGCCATCCGCCCGCCGCGTCCGATCATCATCATGATCAAGGCCGGCGATCCGGTCGACCAGCAGATGGAGGCCCTGAAACCCCATCTCGCCAAGGGCGACATCATGATCGATGCGGGCAACGCCAATTTCCGCGACACGATGCGCCGTTTCGAGGGTCTGAAGGATTCGGGCCTCACCTTCATCGGCATGGGTGTCTCAGGTGGCGAGGAAGGCGCCCGCCATGGGCCCTCGATCATGGTCGGCGGCACGGAAGAATCCTATCGTCGCGTCGAGAAAGTTCTGACCTCGATCGCTGCGAAATACGATAGCGACCCCTGCGTCGCCTGGCTCGGCGAGAACGGGGCGGGGCACTTCGTCAAGACGATCCACAACGGCATCGAATATGCCGATATGCAGATGATCGCCGAGATTTACGGCATCCTGCGTGACGGATTGAAGATGACGGCACAGGAGATCGGCGAGGTCTTCGGTGCCTGGAACAAGGGCCGGCTCAACTCCTACCTGATCGAAATCACCGAGAAGGTCCTGAAGGCCGCCGATCCGCTGACCGGCAATCCCATCGTCGATATGATCCTCGACAAGGCCGGTCAGAAGGGCACCGGCAAGTGGTCGGTGATCGAGGCGCAGAACATGGGCGTGCCGGCGACCGCAATCGAAGCGGCGGTCGCAGCCCGCAGCATCTCCTCGGCGAAGGAAGAGCGGGAAGCCGCCGAGAAGGTTCTCGGTCTGCCGCCGGTCGGCGAAATCAAGGTGGCCGACAGGGACGCTTTCATCAAGGACCTGGAAAACGCGCTGCTCGCCGCCAAGATCGGCGCCTATGCGCAAGGCTTCGCAGTGATGGCGGCGGCTTCGAAGGAGTTCGGCTGGAACCTGCCGATGCCCACGATCGCAAAGATCTGGCGCGCCGGCTGCATCATCCGCTCGCAGTTCCTCGACGAGATCACCACCGCCTTCACCAAGGCACCGGATGCGGCGAACCTGATCGTCACCCCGGCTTTCGCTGCCATGGTCAAGGAGAGCGATGGTGCATTGCGACGGGTGGTTTCGACGGCCGTCCTCGGCGGTCTTCCGGTGCCTGCGCTGGCCTCGGCGCTCGGCTATTTCGACAGCTACCGCCGCGGCCGCGGCACGGCCAATGTCATCCAGGCGCAGCGCGACTTCTTCGGCGCCCACGGGTTCGACCGTATCGATGGCGCAGACAGCCATCACGGTCCGTGGGGCAGCGGCCTGAACGCTTGA
- a CDS encoding carbohydrate ABC transporter permease, whose product MDNIANNSMAAAYETAPGLVAGPRGRKPRRTLSRRNIIVYGTLIVVALYYLLPLYVMIVTSLKGMPEIRVGNIFAPPLEITFEPWVKAWAEACTGLNCDGLSRGFWNSVRITVPSVIISIAIASVNGYALANWRFKGADLFFTILIVGAFIPYQVMIYPIVIVLREMGVYGTLTGLIIVHTIFGMPILTLLFRNYFAGLPEELFKAARVDGAGFWTIYFKIMLPMSLPIFVVAMILQVTGIWNDFLFGVVFTRPEYYPMTVQLNNIVNSVQGVKEYNVNMAATILTGLVPLTVYFVSGRLFVRGIAAGAVKG is encoded by the coding sequence GTGGATAACATCGCAAACAACAGCATGGCCGCGGCTTACGAGACTGCTCCCGGACTCGTGGCCGGCCCTCGCGGCAGAAAGCCGCGCAGGACGCTCTCCCGCCGCAATATCATCGTCTACGGCACTTTGATCGTCGTGGCGCTCTACTATCTTCTGCCGCTCTACGTGATGATCGTGACCTCGCTCAAGGGCATGCCCGAGATCCGCGTCGGCAACATCTTCGCTCCGCCGCTCGAGATCACTTTCGAGCCCTGGGTGAAGGCCTGGGCGGAGGCCTGCACCGGACTGAATTGCGACGGGCTTTCCCGCGGCTTCTGGAATTCGGTGCGCATCACCGTGCCGTCCGTGATCATCTCGATCGCAATCGCCTCCGTGAACGGCTACGCGCTCGCCAACTGGCGGTTCAAGGGCGCCGATCTGTTCTTCACCATCCTTATCGTCGGCGCCTTCATCCCTTACCAGGTGATGATCTATCCGATCGTGATCGTGCTCAGAGAAATGGGTGTCTACGGGACGCTGACCGGCCTCATCATCGTGCACACGATTTTCGGCATGCCGATCCTGACCCTGCTTTTCCGCAACTATTTCGCCGGGCTGCCGGAGGAGCTCTTCAAGGCCGCACGCGTCGACGGCGCCGGGTTCTGGACGATCTATTTCAAGATCATGCTGCCGATGTCACTGCCGATCTTCGTGGTTGCGATGATCCTCCAGGTGACCGGGATCTGGAACGACTTCCTTTTCGGCGTGGTCTTCACCCGGCCGGAATACTACCCAATGACGGTTCAGCTCAACAACATCGTCAATTCGGTTCAGGGCGTGAAGGAATACAACGTCAACATGGCGGCTACGATCCTGACCGGCCTCGTGCCGTTGACGGTCTACTTCGTCTCCGGCCGCCTGTTCGTCCGCGGCATCGCAGCCGGCGCAGTGAAAGGATAA
- a CDS encoding alanine/glycine:cation symporter family protein, with product METIIGFLNTIFWGYVLIYGLLAVGLYFTVRLGFPQIVHFAEMFRVLSRGGSKDAAGISPFQALMVSLASRVGTGNLAGVAVALYLGGPGATFWMWIVAFVGMATAYAESALAQLYKIRNEDGQYRGGPAFYIARGLNAPWAATIFSACLILSFGLVFNAVQANSIADAVEGAFGVPKLAVGVAVALLSGVVIFGGIRQIARVAEIVVPFMAAAYLLTAVYVLIANASAVPGVLWTIISSAFGFQEAAGGITGGIAAAMLNGVKRGLFSNEAGMGSAPNIAAVATPVPHHPSSQGFVQSLGVFIDTILICTATSVMILLSGTLEPGSGVTGTQLTQAAMSTHIGSAGTYFIAIAIFFFAFTSIIGNYSYAENALTYLGGGNRLGLMIMRCATLAMVVWGAYESISTVFDAADASMGLMATINLVAILLLSGTIAKLTKDYFEQRKAGAVPVFHAADYPELQGKIDGEIWSRD from the coding sequence ATGGAAACGATCATCGGCTTTCTGAACACGATCTTCTGGGGCTATGTGCTCATTTATGGTCTGCTTGCGGTCGGCCTCTATTTCACGGTGCGGCTCGGCTTTCCCCAAATCGTTCATTTCGCCGAAATGTTCCGGGTCTTAAGCCGCGGCGGCAGCAAGGATGCAGCCGGAATCAGCCCTTTCCAGGCGCTTATGGTCAGCCTCGCCTCACGTGTCGGAACCGGTAACCTCGCAGGCGTTGCGGTCGCTCTCTATCTCGGCGGACCGGGCGCGACCTTCTGGATGTGGATCGTGGCGTTCGTCGGCATGGCGACCGCCTATGCCGAGAGCGCGCTGGCTCAGCTGTACAAGATTCGCAACGAGGACGGGCAATACCGCGGCGGGCCGGCTTTCTACATCGCTCGCGGCCTCAATGCGCCCTGGGCGGCCACGATCTTCTCGGCCTGCCTTATCCTTTCCTTCGGTCTCGTGTTCAACGCCGTTCAGGCAAACTCGATCGCCGATGCGGTCGAGGGCGCCTTCGGCGTGCCCAAACTCGCAGTGGGCGTGGCCGTTGCGCTACTCTCCGGCGTGGTGATCTTCGGCGGCATCCGCCAGATTGCGCGCGTCGCCGAGATTGTCGTCCCCTTCATGGCCGCGGCCTATCTGCTCACGGCTGTCTACGTGCTGATCGCAAATGCCTCGGCGGTGCCGGGCGTACTCTGGACGATCATTTCGAGCGCCTTCGGCTTTCAGGAAGCGGCCGGCGGCATCACCGGCGGGATTGCTGCGGCGATGCTCAACGGCGTCAAACGCGGCCTCTTCTCGAACGAGGCAGGCATGGGTTCGGCCCCGAATATCGCAGCCGTGGCGACGCCTGTACCGCACCATCCCTCGTCGCAGGGCTTCGTGCAGTCCCTGGGCGTTTTCATCGACACGATACTGATCTGCACCGCGACATCGGTGATGATCCTGCTTTCGGGCACGCTGGAACCCGGCTCCGGCGTCACCGGGACACAGCTCACACAGGCGGCGATGAGCACGCATATCGGCTCGGCCGGGACCTATTTCATCGCCATCGCGATCTTCTTCTTCGCTTTCACCTCGATCATCGGCAACTATTCCTACGCCGAAAACGCGCTGACCTATCTCGGCGGGGGCAACCGACTCGGGCTTATGATCATGCGTTGCGCCACGCTGGCGATGGTCGTCTGGGGAGCCTACGAAAGTATCAGCACCGTTTTCGACGCGGCCGACGCCTCCATGGGACTGATGGCGACGATCAATCTCGTCGCGATCCTGCTCCTTTCGGGGACCATCGCAAAGCTGACGAAAGATTATTTCGAACAGCGCAAAGCGGGCGCCGTCCCGGTTTTCCACGCGGCCGATTATCCGGAGCTGCAGGGAAAGATTGATGGCGAGATCTGGTCGCGCGATTAG
- a CDS encoding ABC transporter substrate-binding protein, which yields MKLRFLAAALGAATALPFGAANATDLEVTHWWTSGGEAAAVAELAKAFDATGNKWVDGAIAGSGGTARPIMISRITGGDPMAATQFNHGRQAEELVQAGLMRDLTDIATKENWKEVVKPSSLLDSCTIEGKIYCAPVNIHSWQWLWLSNAAFKQAGVEVPKNWDEFVAAAPALEKAGIVPLAVGGQPWQAAGAFDVLMVAIAGKENFEKVFAQKDEEVAAGPEIAKVFKAADDARRMSKGTNVQDWNQATNMVITGKAGGQIMGDWAQGEFQLAGQKAGVDYTCLPGLGVNEVISTGGDAFYFPLLEDEEKSKAQEVLASTLLKPETQVAFNLKKGSLPVRGDVDLAAANDCMKKGLDILAKGNVIQGTDQLLSADSQKQKEDLFSEFFANHSMTPEDAQKRFADIIAAAD from the coding sequence ATGAAATTGCGTTTTCTAGCTGCCGCTTTGGGCGCAGCCACTGCCTTGCCATTCGGCGCTGCCAACGCGACCGATCTCGAGGTCACGCATTGGTGGACTTCGGGTGGTGAAGCCGCGGCGGTTGCCGAGCTGGCGAAAGCTTTCGATGCGACCGGCAACAAGTGGGTCGACGGTGCGATCGCCGGCTCCGGGGGCACCGCACGCCCGATCATGATCAGCCGCATAACCGGCGGTGATCCAATGGCTGCCACCCAGTTCAACCACGGCCGTCAGGCGGAAGAGCTGGTGCAGGCGGGCCTGATGCGCGATCTCACCGACATCGCCACCAAGGAGAATTGGAAGGAAGTCGTGAAGCCCTCGAGCCTGCTCGACTCCTGCACGATCGAAGGCAAGATCTATTGCGCGCCGGTCAACATCCATTCCTGGCAGTGGCTGTGGCTTTCGAATGCAGCCTTCAAGCAGGCGGGCGTCGAAGTTCCGAAGAATTGGGACGAGTTCGTCGCTGCCGCCCCGGCGCTCGAGAAGGCCGGAATCGTTCCGCTCGCCGTCGGCGGCCAGCCGTGGCAGGCGGCGGGCGCCTTCGACGTGCTGATGGTTGCGATCGCCGGCAAGGAGAACTTCGAGAAAGTCTTCGCCCAGAAAGACGAGGAAGTGGCAGCCGGGCCTGAAATCGCCAAAGTCTTCAAGGCTGCCGACGATGCCCGCCGCATGTCGAAGGGCACCAACGTCCAGGATTGGAATCAGGCGACCAACATGGTCATCACCGGCAAGGCTGGCGGGCAGATCATGGGGGACTGGGCCCAGGGCGAGTTCCAGCTTGCGGGTCAGAAAGCCGGCGTGGACTACACCTGCCTTCCGGGTCTCGGCGTCAACGAGGTGATCTCGACCGGCGGCGATGCGTTCTACTTCCCGCTTCTGGAGGACGAGGAGAAGTCGAAGGCGCAGGAAGTGCTGGCGTCGACCTTGCTCAAGCCGGAAACGCAGGTGGCCTTCAATCTGAAGAAAGGCTCTCTGCCGGTACGCGGGGACGTCGATCTTGCGGCTGCGAACGACTGCATGAAGAAGGGGCTCGACATCCTCGCAAAGGGCAATGTGATCCAGGGCACGGACCAGCTTCTGTCGGCCGACAGCCAGAAGCAGAAGGAGGACCTTTTCTCCGAGTTCTTCGCGAACCACTCCATGACGCCGGAAGATGCGCAGAAGCGTTTCGCCGACATCATCGCGGCTGCGGATTGA
- a CDS encoding carbohydrate ABC transporter permease: MTGLTRGSARPNQWLRNLNAKIASIPMILTALVIFVGGTAWTVVYSFTNSKLLPRLAFVGFDQYERLWAAPRWLVSIQNLAVFGCLSLIFSLVIGFVLAALMDQKIRFENTFRTIMLYPFALSFIVTGLVWQWLLNPQYGIQSIVRSLGWTSFSFDPLYNSNIVIYGILIAALWQGTGLVMCLMLAGLRGIDEDIWKAARVDGIPMWKTYVLIIIPMMRGVFITTLVIIASGIVKVYDLVVAQTSGGPGIASEVPAKYVYDYMFQAQNLGQGFAASTMMLVTVAIIIVPWAYLEFGGGRKRG, translated from the coding sequence ATGACAGGTCTAACACGTGGTTCGGCGCGGCCGAACCAGTGGCTGCGAAACCTGAATGCGAAGATCGCCTCTATCCCGATGATCCTCACGGCCTTGGTCATCTTCGTGGGCGGTACGGCCTGGACGGTCGTCTACTCCTTTACCAATTCCAAGCTCCTGCCGCGGCTCGCCTTTGTCGGCTTCGACCAGTACGAGCGGCTGTGGGCTGCGCCCCGCTGGCTGGTCTCGATCCAGAACCTGGCGGTCTTCGGTTGCCTCTCGCTGATTTTCAGCCTGGTGATCGGCTTCGTGCTGGCCGCTTTGATGGATCAGAAGATCCGTTTCGAGAACACGTTCCGGACGATCATGCTCTATCCGTTCGCCCTGTCGTTCATCGTCACCGGCCTCGTCTGGCAATGGCTGCTCAATCCGCAATACGGGATCCAGTCGATCGTCAGGTCGCTTGGATGGACGAGCTTCTCCTTCGACCCGCTCTACAACTCGAACATCGTCATATACGGCATTCTCATCGCCGCACTGTGGCAGGGAACGGGCCTCGTCATGTGCCTGATGCTCGCCGGGCTGCGAGGGATCGACGAGGACATCTGGAAAGCGGCGCGGGTCGACGGTATCCCGATGTGGAAAACCTATGTGCTGATCATCATCCCGATGATGCGCGGCGTCTTCATCACCACTCTGGTGATCATCGCGAGCGGCATCGTCAAGGTCTACGACCTCGTCGTGGCGCAGACGAGCGGCGGCCCGGGGATCGCCTCCGAAGTCCCGGCCAAATACGTCTACGACTACATGTTCCAGGCGCAGAACCTGGGCCAGGGCTTTGCCGCCTCCACAATGATGCTCGTGACTGTCGCGATCATCATCGTGCCGTGGGCATATCTGGAGTTCGGAGGAGGCCGCAAGCGTGGATAA
- a CDS encoding ABC transporter ATP-binding protein has protein sequence MTSVSVRDLSLNFGAVTVLDRLNLDIDHGEFLVLLGSSGCGKSTLLNCIAGLLDVSDGQIFIKDRNVTWEEPKDRGIGMVFQSYALYPQMTVEKNLSFGLKVAKIPPAEIDKRVTRAAEILQIQPLLKRKPSELSGGQRQRVAIGRALVRDVDVFLFDEPLSNLDAKLRSELRVEIKRLHQSLKNTMIYVTHDQIEALTLADRIAVMKSGVIQQLADPMTIYNAPENLFVAGFIGSPSMNFFRGEVEAKDGRSFVRVGGIAFDVTDYPAHTRLQPGRKVVLGLRPEHVKVDEARDGEPAHQAVVDIEEPMGADNLLWLTFAGQSMSVRIAGQRRYPPGSTVRLTFDMGVASIFDAESENRL, from the coding sequence ATGACAAGCGTATCTGTCAGGGATCTGTCGTTGAATTTCGGCGCCGTCACCGTGCTCGACAGGCTCAATCTCGACATCGATCACGGGGAGTTTCTCGTCCTGCTCGGCTCATCCGGGTGCGGCAAGTCCACGCTGCTCAATTGCATTGCCGGGCTGCTCGACGTCTCCGACGGGCAAATCTTCATCAAGGACCGCAACGTCACCTGGGAGGAGCCGAAGGACCGCGGCATCGGCATGGTGTTCCAGTCCTATGCGCTCTATCCGCAAATGACCGTCGAGAAGAATCTCTCCTTCGGCTTGAAGGTCGCCAAGATCCCGCCGGCCGAAATCGACAAGCGCGTGACGCGTGCCGCGGAGATCCTGCAGATCCAGCCGCTGCTCAAGCGCAAACCCTCGGAGCTCTCCGGCGGTCAGCGGCAGCGTGTGGCGATCGGCCGGGCGCTGGTGCGCGACGTCGACGTCTTCCTTTTCGACGAGCCGCTGTCGAACCTCGATGCCAAGCTGCGTTCCGAACTGCGCGTGGAGATCAAGCGCCTGCATCAGTCGCTGAAGAACACGATGATCTATGTCACCCATGACCAGATCGAAGCGCTGACGCTGGCCGACCGGATCGCCGTCATGAAAAGCGGCGTGATCCAGCAACTCGCCGATCCGATGACGATCTATAACGCCCCGGAGAACCTCTTCGTCGCCGGCTTCATCGGTTCGCCCTCGATGAATTTCTTCCGCGGCGAGGTGGAGGCAAAGGACGGACGCAGCTTCGTTCGGGTCGGAGGCATCGCTTTCGACGTGACCGACTATCCGGCGCACACCAGGCTGCAGCCCGGCCGGAAGGTCGTTCTCGGTCTGCGGCCGGAGCACGTGAAGGTCGATGAGGCGAGGGACGGCGAGCCGGCGCACCAAGCGGTCGTCGACATCGAGGAACCGATGGGGGCCGACAACCTCCTATGGCTGACATTTGCCGGCCAATCGATGTCGGTGCGGATTGCCGGCCAGAGGCGCTACCCGCCGGGCAGCACCGTGCGCCTTACCTTCGACATGGGCGTGGCGTCGATCTTCGACGCCGAGAGTGAAAACCGCCTCTGA
- a CDS encoding glycoside hydrolase family 2 protein: protein MPSETPNRDSIRIDLSGDWLLAAADNSHALTIALPGDVHSALQRAGIIADPYRGRNEADIQWVARKDWVLERTVVIDADDLNGGWYLDFESIDTVASVYVNDERVLQSENCFRRYRPDVSDAIVAGENRIRIVLHSAIAEGARRQAAQPFYVPYHDGNSPIANGNMLRKPQCHFGWDWNIAIAPLGIYGSLALCRLETARIEHVTTRQMWLDDGCVDLQVTVQLFARDPGIVPVHFMLDGVRERLDCAVGAGETRLTHVFTVQEPRRWWPAGSGDQAFSTLKVEVPGEIVTRQIGFRTIELVTDKDEAGSRFAFRVNGREIFCRGANWIPADALMSRVTPESVEDLLRSAVDANMNMIRVWGGGFYEPDWFYDLCDRLGLLVWQDFMFACNLYPSTPDFLENVAAEVDYQVRRLSTHPSLALWCGDNELVGALTWFEESRRDRDRYLVSYDRLNRTVEASMKQACPEAIWWPSSPSVGYLDFGDAWHADGAGDMHYWSVWHENKSFDNYRTVRPRFCSEFGFQSYTSMPVIRQFAETRDLNIASPVMETHQKNAGGNERIAGTMFRYFRFPKDFPSFVYLSQIQQGLAIRTAVDYWRSLKPHCMGTLYWQLNDTWPVASWSSLDYGGHWKAMHYMARRFFQPVAVAAIPSTDGREIAFSMVNDTAEPVTVELQAFLVSLDGTRQPLLAAAGTCPADRASTLVTIAAKDIPPDTLLFWSFEASNGATGEGHYVHGTYKALDLVPSGLTIETAPRPDGSFDVAVTAAGLALHVMIEADVEGRYSDNAFDLTAGETKSIRFTPRLPVDAGVSPRFSAYDLESCQGKG from the coding sequence ATGCCCTCCGAAACCCCGAACCGCGATTCCATCCGTATCGACCTTTCCGGCGATTGGCTGCTTGCCGCCGCCGACAACAGCCACGCCCTGACGATCGCGCTGCCGGGCGACGTGCACAGCGCGTTGCAGCGAGCCGGCATCATCGCCGATCCCTATCGCGGCCGAAACGAGGCCGATATCCAGTGGGTCGCCCGGAAAGACTGGGTGCTCGAGCGCACCGTCGTCATCGATGCCGACGATCTGAACGGGGGATGGTATCTCGACTTCGAAAGCATCGACACGGTCGCCTCGGTCTACGTCAACGATGAGCGCGTATTGCAGTCCGAGAATTGCTTCCGCCGTTATCGGCCCGACGTATCGGACGCGATCGTCGCCGGCGAGAACCGCATCCGCATCGTGCTCCATTCGGCAATTGCCGAGGGAGCGCGGCGGCAGGCGGCGCAACCCTTCTACGTGCCCTACCATGACGGCAATTCGCCGATCGCCAACGGCAACATGCTGCGCAAGCCGCAATGCCATTTCGGCTGGGACTGGAATATCGCCATCGCGCCGCTCGGGATCTACGGCTCGCTGGCGCTCTGCCGGCTGGAAACGGCTCGCATCGAACATGTCACCACGCGCCAGATGTGGCTGGATGACGGCTGCGTCGATCTGCAGGTGACGGTCCAGCTTTTCGCCCGCGATCCCGGTATCGTGCCGGTCCATTTCATGCTCGACGGCGTGCGCGAACGACTGGATTGCGCGGTCGGCGCCGGGGAAACGCGCCTTACCCATGTCTTCACGGTGCAGGAGCCCAGGCGCTGGTGGCCGGCCGGCAGCGGCGATCAGGCGTTCTCGACCCTCAAGGTGGAGGTGCCCGGCGAAATCGTCACGCGGCAGATCGGCTTCCGCACGATCGAGCTCGTCACCGATAAGGACGAGGCGGGAAGCCGCTTCGCCTTCCGGGTAAACGGCCGGGAGATCTTCTGCCGCGGGGCCAACTGGATACCGGCGGATGCGCTGATGTCGCGCGTCACGCCCGAAAGTGTCGAGGACCTTCTCCGCTCGGCGGTGGACGCGAACATGAACATGATCCGCGTCTGGGGCGGCGGCTTCTATGAGCCCGACTGGTTCTACGATCTTTGCGACCGGCTCGGTCTGCTCGTCTGGCAGGACTTCATGTTCGCCTGCAATCTCTACCCGTCGACGCCGGATTTTCTGGAGAACGTTGCGGCCGAAGTGGACTATCAGGTCAGGCGGCTTTCGACCCATCCGTCCCTCGCGCTCTGGTGCGGCGACAACGAGCTTGTCGGCGCGCTTACCTGGTTCGAGGAGAGCCGCAGGGATCGCGACCGCTATCTGGTCTCCTACGACCGCCTGAACCGGACGGTCGAGGCGTCGATGAAGCAGGCCTGCCCGGAAGCGATCTGGTGGCCGTCCAGCCCCTCCGTCGGATACCTCGATTTCGGCGACGCCTGGCACGCCGACGGGGCCGGCGACATGCACTACTGGTCCGTCTGGCACGAGAACAAGTCCTTCGACAATTACCGCACCGTGCGGCCGCGCTTCTGCTCGGAATTCGGATTCCAGTCCTACACCTCGATGCCGGTCATCCGGCAGTTCGCCGAAACGCGCGACCTCAACATCGCCTCGCCGGTGATGGAGACCCATCAGAAGAATGCCGGCGGCAACGAACGCATCGCCGGCACCATGTTCCGCTACTTCCGGTTCCCCAAGGATTTTCCGAGCTTCGTCTATCTGAGCCAGATCCAGCAGGGCTTGGCGATCCGGACGGCCGTCGACTACTGGCGGTCGCTGAAGCCCCATTGCATGGGCACGCTCTATTGGCAGCTCAACGACACCTGGCCGGTCGCGTCCTGGTCGAGCCTCGACTATGGCGGACATTGGAAGGCGATGCACTACATGGCGCGCCGCTTCTTCCAGCCGGTTGCCGTTGCCGCAATTCCCTCCACGGATGGGCGGGAAATCGCCTTCTCGATGGTGAACGACACGGCCGAGCCGGTGACGGTCGAGTTGCAGGCGTTTCTGGTTTCGCTCGACGGCACTCGGCAGCCGCTGCTCGCCGCCGCGGGGACGTGCCCGGCCGATCGCGCGTCGACGCTCGTGACCATCGCCGCGAAGGACATTCCACCCGACACGCTGCTCTTCTGGTCTTTCGAAGCTTCGAACGGGGCAACGGGCGAAGGACACTATGTCCACGGTACCTATAAAGCGCTCGATCTCGTGCCTTCCGGCCTGACCATCGAGACGGCGCCTCGGCCGGACGGTTCCTTCGATGTCGCCGTAACGGCCGCCGGGCTGGCGCTGCACGTCATGATCGAAGCCGATGTCGAGGGACGCTATTCCGACAATGCCTTCGATCTGACCGCCGGCGAGACGAAATCGATCCGATTCACGCCAAGGCTGCCGGTCGACGCGGGCGTGAGCCCACGCTTCAGCGCCTACGATCTCGAATCCTGCCAGGGAAAAGGGTGA
- a CDS encoding LacI family transcriptional regulator — protein sequence MDGKTKNRATTAPPVEGGRPTLKTIAFMTGLGVTTVSRALKDAPDIGAETKERVRLVAKQIGYQPNRAGVRLRTGKTNVISLVLTLEEEIMGITSPMVIGITEILAGTQYHLVVTPYSSAKDPLGPIRYILDTGAADGVIISRTEPNDPRVTLLTERHLPFATHGRTKMGLIHPYHDFDNERFAYEAVRKLVDRGRRRLVLLEPPPNLTFHSHMRTGFERGLKDFGAEAVSFHQVNIDHSLVAIRDAFEKLMRSPDAPDGVVSGSGSGAIALIAGIEAAGKKVGEDAEMVSKVPSDFLRWLRPEVMTMYEDIRIAGRELAKAVIGHIEGHPPDTLQSLSQPEFQPPMARSAAS from the coding sequence ATGGATGGCAAGACGAAGAACAGAGCGACGACGGCGCCGCCGGTCGAAGGCGGCAGACCGACCCTTAAGACGATCGCCTTCATGACCGGGCTCGGTGTTACCACCGTCTCGCGTGCCCTGAAGGATGCTCCGGACATCGGTGCGGAAACCAAGGAGCGCGTCCGCCTGGTAGCAAAACAGATCGGTTATCAGCCCAACCGGGCGGGCGTCCGCCTCAGAACGGGCAAGACGAATGTCATCAGTCTCGTGCTGACGCTGGAGGAAGAGATCATGGGCATTACCAGCCCCATGGTCATCGGCATCACCGAAATTCTCGCCGGCACGCAATACCACCTGGTCGTGACGCCTTACAGTTCGGCCAAGGATCCGCTCGGCCCGATCCGCTACATTCTCGATACCGGCGCGGCGGACGGGGTGATCATTTCGCGGACCGAGCCCAACGATCCGCGGGTAACGCTTCTAACCGAGCGCCACCTGCCCTTCGCCACCCATGGGCGAACCAAAATGGGGCTGATCCATCCCTATCACGACTTCGACAATGAACGCTTCGCCTACGAGGCCGTCCGCAAGCTCGTCGACCGCGGCAGGCGGCGGCTGGTGCTCCTCGAACCGCCGCCGAATCTGACCTTCCATTCGCACATGCGCACCGGCTTCGAGCGGGGCCTGAAAGACTTCGGCGCGGAAGCGGTGAGCTTTCACCAGGTCAACATCGACCACAGCCTGGTTGCCATCCGTGATGCGTTCGAGAAGCTGATGCGTTCCCCCGATGCCCCCGACGGCGTGGTGTCCGGCAGCGGTTCCGGCGCGATCGCGTTGATTGCCGGGATCGAAGCGGCAGGCAAGAAGGTCGGGGAGGACGCCGAAATGGTGTCGAAAGTGCCGAGCGACTTCCTGCGCTGGCTGCGCCCGGAAGTCATGACGATGTATGAGGACATCCGCATTGCGGGGCGCGAGCTCGCAAAGGCTGTGATCGGCCATATCGAAGGCCACCCCCCAGATACGCTTCAGAGCCTCAGCCAGCCGGAATTCCAGCCGCCGATGGCGAGGTCGGCGGCATCATAG